The Amycolatopsis sp. QT-25 genomic sequence GTCATCTCCATCGCCATCATGCCGCTGAGCAGGTGGCTGGTGGCCGGAAGGTGCTCGCCGTAGCCCTCGTAGGGCAGCCCGGCGACGCCGAGCTCGCGGAACTTTCCGACGAGTTCGTGCGGGAACTCGCCCTTGGCCCAGTACTCGTTCACGAGGGGCTTGACCTCGGTGCGCATGAAGTCACGCGTCTTGAGCAGCAGCTTGCGCTCCTCCTCCGGCAGCAGGTCCTCGTAGTCGTAGAAGTCGGCGGTCATTTCAGTTCTCCTCCTTGCGAGTACTGACGGCACTGTCCAAAGCGGACAGCACCGCGAGCTGCTTGCGGTCGCGCGCCTCGGTGAGTTCCGAGTACGTGGAGGAGCCGTAAGCGGATTCCACGGCTTCGATGAGCCGTTCCTGTTCTTCGGGGTCCTGCGAGGGCTGACCGAGGTCCGCCCACATCTTCTTCATCGACTTGCCGATGTGCTCGGCCATGTGCCGGTAACCGCCGGGGCCACCACCCAGATGCGAGCCGAGGAACGGCCCGACGGTGGACCAGCGGATGCCGAGCGAGTTCGTCATCACCGCGTCCAGTTCGGACGGTGACACGACGCCCTGTTCCACCAGGTAGATCGCTTCGCGGCTCAGCGCGTTCTGCAAGCGGTTACCGACGAAGCCGGGGATCTCCTTGTGCTCCACCACCGGGGTGCGGCCGACGAAGCGGTAGAACTCGACGGCGCGGTCCGCCGACTCGGCGCTGGTGCGCTCACCGGGTACGACCTCGACCAGCGGGATCAGATGCGGTGGGTTGAACGGGTGACCGATCAGGACGCGCGACGCGTCGTCCAGCTCCGAAGCGAACGCCGTCGAGGGGATCGCCGAAGACGAGCTGAGCAGCAGCGCGTGCGACGGCGCCTCACGAACCAGGGTGGCGAACAGTTCCTTCTTGAACCCGACGTCCTCGGGTCCGTTCTCCTGCACGACATCCGCGTTCCGGACGGCTTCGGGGACGTCGGCGGCGAGGTGGACGTGCGGGGCGAGGTCCGCGGCGTCCCGGCCGAGATGCGGGGCGAACGTCTCCAGCGCGCCGGCGACGGCGTCGGCGAGATCCGGCCGCGGGTCCGAGACCCGGACCTCCATCCCGTGCGCGGCGAACAACGCCGTCCACGACAGGCCGATGGTGCCCGCGCCGATCACCGCGGCGTTCCGGAAAGTCATGACCGTGCTCCCTTCAAGTAGTCGAAGACCGGCTTGACCGGGGCGAGGGTCAGGTCGGTGAGGATGTGGCTCGCCGAAACGACCTCCAGCACCGGGAGATCGGCGAGCGGGGC encodes the following:
- a CDS encoding 3-hydroxyacyl-CoA dehydrogenase NAD-binding domain-containing protein, which codes for MTFRNAAVIGAGTIGLSWTALFAAHGMEVRVSDPRPDLADAVAGALETFAPHLGRDAADLAPHVHLAADVPEAVRNADVVQENGPEDVGFKKELFATLVREAPSHALLLSSSSAIPSTAFASELDDASRVLIGHPFNPPHLIPLVEVVPGERTSAESADRAVEFYRFVGRTPVVEHKEIPGFVGNRLQNALSREAIYLVEQGVVSPSELDAVMTNSLGIRWSTVGPFLGSHLGGGPGGYRHMAEHIGKSMKKMWADLGQPSQDPEEQERLIEAVESAYGSSTYSELTEARDRKQLAVLSALDSAVSTRKEEN